In Alteromonas sp. RKMC-009, the genomic stretch GAAACAGTAAATAACGCATAGTGGCATCGAAGCGGCAAAACAATAAATGCTCCACCGACAATGACGCCGGCCAGCCGTGACGTTTTATGCCATCGAATAAGTCTGCCATCAGCACACTCTTTTTTGCTGAAGCAGGCTGACCGCTGATCCCGAGATCATGCAGATATTGCAGAATGTCGGCCTTGGTCAGCATACCGGCCAGTTCCTGCAGCGGCGCTTCTGTTACACACCCGAACCAGCCGGAGGCGGAAAGCGCATCTATTTGCTGCTGCGGATGCGGTATTTCTTCGTAGTAGAAATGCTCACGGTTGATGATGGCGTATTTGCGGTTTGCTGCACGGGCGATGATGCATTGCTGCGGTTCCGGCAGTGCATTGAAATCCTCAATAAAACGCCGCGCACTGTCGTCCAGCAATGCGCCACTGGCACCGTCGAAAAAGGACAAAAACTCGCGGAAGTGATCAAGATAATATTTTTCAGGCAACGTTTTACGCATCATCTGCACCGGACACTGTACACCTGACCAAGTGTATATTTATACAGCCACCTTAATCAACCCGCCGGATGCAGTTTCCTTACAATCCGGATATCTGTTTTCTGCGTATATCAAAGGTTAACAACATCATTTAATCAGTTATCCGGAGTGGTTATGAGTCTGACGACCCCTAAGTTATTTCACTGCCCCTATTGCATGGAGCCGAATGAAGTAGAAATTGATGAACAGAACGATATCAATGTTATGCAGGTACTGGATTGCCAGGTCTGCTGCCAGCCTATTGAAATGACAGTGTACAGCGACGGCGATAACCTGACCGTGCAGGTTGAGCAGGAGAATGCCTGATATGACTGACCCGTCCATGCGGCATTTTTCCTCTGCTGCTATCAATGAGCTGGAAAAACAGACCCGAACGAACCTGATCAACTGTTTGTCCGGCTACAAAGGGGCCAACCTTGTGGGCACCACTGACGGTAAACGGGATAACCTGGCCATTATCAGCTCTGTATTTCACGTGGGGGCACATCCTCCTCTTCAGGGCATGTTGTTACGTCCGCATACTGTGCCACGGCAAACGCTGGAAAATATTCGTGAAACAGGTGTGTACACCATTAATGCAGTCAGCGCCGGCTGGACAGATAAAGCTCATCAGACTTCCGCCCGCTATGATGAACACACCAGTGAGTTTGATGCCACAGGCTTAACACCGCTGAAAGAAGACGGATTCGCCGCGCCATTTGTCGCCCAAAGTCCTTTGCGTATGGCCATGGCGGCAAAAGAAATATCCACGCTGCAATGTAATCAGACAGTACTGGTCATTGGCAGGGTGCTTGATATTTACGTGATGGAAGGGGCCACCGGTGAGGACGGACAACTGGATTTGGAGAAAATGAATCTTGCCTGTATCAGCGGGCTGGATACTTACCACCGTGCGGAACCCATCGCCCGTTATGCCTATGCGAAACCGGACAAACCCGTCACGCTGGCAGGTAAAAACGCATAAATGCACAGGTCCTGCGGTGAAGAAAAGTTAATCTACATCAAATATGTGACGGAACGATTTGGCAGTCCCGTAAATGTGTCGTATAACTATTGTCATAGTAAACCTGTCATCGCGGCAGGTTTTTTACGTTACAAGACCAAATAAAAACAAATCATTCTCGTTTAAGCTTTATGGGAGCAAATTATGAGTAATGTGAACCGTCGTGATTTCCTAAAACTGTCAGGCACCACACTGATCGGTTTGACGTTAGGTGGCACTGCACTTCGCGCACAGGCACAGGAGCAACTGCAGACCGACGACCCCACAGCACAGGCATTGAAATATACCCCGAAATCAACGGTGGAAGGGTCTCAGTGCGGCAATTGCATGTACATTCAGGGCGAGGACGGACAAGCTCACCGTCCATGCGCCATTTTCCCGGGTAAACTGGTTAACACCAACGGCTGGTGCAGTGCCTGGGTAAAACGTCCGGGCTAAATTTGAACCCGGACAGTTGGATCAGCGGGGTAATACCCGCTGAAGCCAGCCTCCCGGCACACACCAGCGCCATACAAACCCCAGCGCATCCTGCTGATAAGTAAACAACAAAGACACCAGTACCGCTGCCACATGCAGCAATCCGCACCACACCACCAGTCCGATTTCAGTTTGCCAGCCGGCGATCGCCGGAAACGTTGCAACAGTCAGAAAACACACTGCCAGAGTCTGAAATATCAGTCTGCCCCCGGGTACGTTTTCAATCTCATCACCGGTGACCGCACGGAAATGTTTCGGGTTCGCCATAGAAAAGTGCAGGAAACCGGCAATGCACAACAGTAAACACAAAAATGTCATCATGCTGTCTGCTCCCCGGTGCTGCCCGCTTCCGGTGCAGGCCGTCTCCGGCGGGCAGGGCTGTCTTTGCGGCCTGACGGCGCGCGTTTAGATTTAGGTTCAGCTTTGAGTTTACTCACCGCATACCAGGCCAGAGCGGCCAGGATAAGACAGGCTGCATCGAATATGATCCTCAACGTATCAGGCATCAGAACAGGTGATGTAGCGACATCCAGCAACGGAATAAAGGTGAAGAGCACTGCTGCTGCCAGCGTTTGCCAGAGCCAGCCTTTCCGGTCGCGTCTGAACAGTCCGGCTACCACACAAAGCCCCCATACAATGAAAAAGCTGCGTATTTCCCAATCACTGCGTGTCGCCAATTCTGCAGGCAACAGGCGGTTCGCCCAGAAATAAGCACCGGTAGCCACCATCAGCCCGGCGATAGCACCAATGTTTGTGCCTCTCACCAGTTCGAAGCCTCTGCGTCCCATTTGCTTCTTGGCGCGCTTCTCTACCCAAAGGACAGAACCGGTCCCCACCATTAACGTGCCCAGGATACCGGCAAAAAAGAGCAGCCAGCGGGTAACACTGTCGGCAAAACGGGCCTGATGCAGCATGTCCATATAGTTATAAATTGCCTGGCTGGTATTCGGTGCAGAAGACGCCTCTTCTACTTTCAGAATTTCACCTTCAGAGTTAAAAACCAGCCCGCTGTTCCCGCCACGACCGGCGGATAACTCAACACGGTTGGGACCGGATAC encodes the following:
- a CDS encoding flavin reductase family protein; the protein is MTDPSMRHFSSAAINELEKQTRTNLINCLSGYKGANLVGTTDGKRDNLAIISSVFHVGAHPPLQGMLLRPHTVPRQTLENIRETGVYTINAVSAGWTDKAHQTSARYDEHTSEFDATGLTPLKEDGFAAPFVAQSPLRMAMAAKEISTLQCNQTVLVIGRVLDIYVMEGATGEDGQLDLEKMNLACISGLDTYHRAEPIARYAYAKPDKPVTLAGKNA
- a CDS encoding DUF3325 domain-containing protein, whose translation is MMTFLCLLLCIAGFLHFSMANPKHFRAVTGDEIENVPGGRLIFQTLAVCFLTVATFPAIAGWQTEIGLVVWCGLLHVAAVLVSLLFTYQQDALGFVWRWCVPGGWLQRVLPR
- a CDS encoding high-potential iron-sulfur protein, with the translated sequence MSNVNRRDFLKLSGTTLIGLTLGGTALRAQAQEQLQTDDPTAQALKYTPKSTVEGSQCGNCMYIQGEDGQAHRPCAIFPGKLVNTNGWCSAWVKRPG
- a CDS encoding CPXCG motif-containing cysteine-rich protein: MSLTTPKLFHCPYCMEPNEVEIDEQNDINVMQVLDCQVCCQPIEMTVYSDGDNLTVQVEQENA